ACAGAATTTCATATGAGGTGAGACTTCTGATATCAGCAATCCCCTGAATATCAAGATAATTCAGGAACCGAACCAGAATAATCTTTTTCCCAAGGACTGTTTTTCTTGAAATCCCCTTTTCAAACTGCAGTTTTTTATATTTTTCCAGAATAACAAGAAATTGTTGAGGGGCCGGTATCCCAGGTTTCTGGCGGCACCTTGGAAAACAGCCATGTTGCAGTATTCCATCTAAAAGATCAACTGCTCTTGCTTTAAAAACCTGATTGGCGGAAAGCTTGCTTCCTGTTTGAATGCCGTAACAATCTTTCAGGAAGGCTTCTCCTATTTCTTTTGAAAAATAGAGTTGATTTTGCTGTTGCGCATAAACCAGGAACTGTTTCCATTTGCCGATGTAACGATGCTTTGTGCTTTCTGCATAACATAGCAGATCAAGTTGTTTTTTTGCCCTGTCAACCAATTCTATTAATAAAATAGCTTTGCGATCCATATCTTACCTCCTTTGTTTTGGATCACCACTATTTTATTGATAGAATATTATGTAAAGCTAAATATGGATAACGGCTTAAACGGCGGCCTCTTTTATCCTCAACTTCACATAATATTTAACTTGTCATAAGACGAAATCGGTTACCTTCCGCTGGGCGGACAGGGATCAAACCTGTTTTTCCAGGTCATCAGCGGCCGGCATGGAAAAAGGTCCACCATCATAACGACCAATCTGCCGTTTGCCCGCTGGGGGGACATCTTTGACGGAACCACTGTTGCCACAGCGATTGCCGACCGCCTCGTCTACAACTCTGAGATTCTTATCATGGAGGGAGACAGTTATCGAAAAAGGTGATCAGCGGCACAAACTGAAAATATAAGGCAGGTTTTACTCAGGCCTGAACACACGCTCTTTTGAATCTGGTTTGAGCCGGACACGGACAGGTGTGTCTATCGTAGGGGGTGGCTGGTTTTTAAACGGTGATTTGGGCTGGTTTTTATCCCGTTGTTTCCACCTGGATAAGAATTTCTTCTTTTTTTCTGTCAAAGATTTCCAATTCATTTGAATACCACGTCATATTTCTTGGTGTTCGATCGCTTGCCACCATAATTTTTTGAGAGGTTACGAAAAAGCCTCTGTTTTAGTGTATAGTTGTTTTTGACAAAAAATAACATACAACCCCCTTTTAGAATACTTCATTCATTTTACAGACTCAAAATCCGCTGTTTGGAAACAACTTTCGAGCTATCCTTTCCAGTTCACAGCGTCCAGCCGAACGACATACCAATCTGATCTATAGTAAAAAAGTTTTCATATATGTCTTGCACCACCATCAATTACAGTTACAGTCCCCGTCGTGTATTGCGACCCCATTAACCATAAATACGCCGATGCAATTTCATCAACAGATCCCAATCTTTTTGCAGGAAATTGTTTTGAAATTTCTTCAATGACTGTAGGCTTTGGTTCGATAAAACCTGGACTCACCACATTTATTCTTATTGGAGCCAATTCAACAGAGAGCACTCTGCAAAGTGTTTCAATGCAACAATTAATGATTGACATGGTCGAAGCACCTTTAAAAATCTTTTCACCAGCAATTCCACTTGTTAAAATGATGCTGCCAGATTCTCTTAAATGTTTTTGGGCTACCTGGATGAGTTGATATTGTCCCCAGAATTTTGTTTCAAAAGCATGTTTTGCCTCATTAACATCGATTTTCTGAAATGGTGATGATTTTATTACAGGTCTGACAGTAATGACAAGATGATCCACTATTCCAGTCGATTCAAACAATCGAAAATGATCTTCAGGTATGGTTATATCAAATGTATGAATTTCAGTTGATTCATCTGCCTTCTCAAAAAAAGATGCAGCACGTTCTTTTGGGTTACGAGAAGCGATGACGACATTTGCGCCATTTTTTTGTGCAAGACTTGCCACAGCAAAACCAATTCCTGAACTTCCACCAACTATCAATATTTTTTTATCATTTAACATCAAGTTATCTTTTATCCTTACGATTCGATTTACAAACAAGCCGGATAAGAAAGCCCCGAAAGCCGCGTTTAATGGGCAGGTTTTCGGTATCAGGACGAAGACTTCATAACTCTTGTGGCCTGTGCGTTTGTATCACCCAAGACCATAGAAATAAAGATCTTAAATTGATGATCCTATATATAGGAAGTTGGTTATCTGACCTGTTCGATTACCGCTGCAATGCCCAGTCCGCCGCCTCCGCAAATACACTCCAGGCCATAACGGGCATCGCGCCGCTGCATTTCATGAACCATGGAAACCAGAACCCTTGTGCCGGTACATGCAATGGGGTGACCTATAGATATACCTGATCCGTTAACGTTCACCCGATCAAAATTCCGGGGTCTCACGCGCATTTGCTTGAGATCGGCCAGCACTTGGGCCGCAAAAGCTTCCTGGATTTCAATGAGATCCATCTGTTCAAGTGAAAGCCCTGCCCGGTCCAGCGCCCTGGATACAGCCCTGGGTACGGTTTCATATGCTTTTCTCGGATCAGCCCCGGCAACGGCAAAGGAGATTATTTTTGCCATTGGAGAAATGCCTAAATCTTTGGCCTTGTCACCTGACATAAGGACCACGGCGGCAGCCCCGTCATTTTCAGAAGAGGAATTCCCTGCCGTACAGACCCCTCCCATGATCGGTTTGAGCCGGGCAAGTTTTTCAACACTGCTGTCGGCCCGGGGGCCTTCATCCCTGCAAAACAAGACAGGCTCCCCTTTTCTTTGCGGGATAGATACCGGAATAATTTCATCAGTAAAAAAACCGGCTTCCCAGGCCGCCAACGCCTTGGCATGACTTTGGGCGGCCCAGTCATCACATTCTTGCCTGGATATCTTTTCCTCTTTTGCTGCGGTCTCCGCCCAGGCCATCATGGAGGGCAGAACCCCGTATCGGGATTCAGGCTGGGACATGACCCGGGCCCGCTGAATCCGGTCATAAAAGGGCAGGCCCCAAGTTGCCAGGCTGCCATGCCCGAGCGGCATGCCCTTTTTACCACCGACCCCCCATTTGACATCCCCGGTAAGATAGAATTCTCCTGTGCTCATGCTTTCCACGCCACCGGCAACTACAATGTCGGCATTATTGGATTGTATTTTCATGGCTCCGTTACAGACCGCGTCCAGGCCTGAACAGCACCGCCGGTCAATGGTGATCCCTGGGATTTGTTCGGGCCACCCGGCCGTTAGCAGTCCCATACGGGCAATATTCACGTACTCGCCGTTCTGGTACGACTGGCCCATGATCACGTCTTCCACCATCTGGGGATCAATTCCCGTTTTTTTAGCGACTCCGTTCAGGGCCAGGGCCGCCAAATCATAGGCCGGCACGTCTTTTAAGGATCCCATGAAACGGCCAACCGATGTCCTGACTGCACCAACAATCACAACGTCTTTCATTAGTTAACTTCCTTTCCTGCTTCCATCTGAATAAAAATACAGCTGTCAGATATCAATGCGTCACCTGGCTGAACAGGTTTTCCCCGGGATTTTCGGAATGAGTCGACGGCAGACCAGACAATTCCGATGGCGGCCAGTCCCAGGAAGACGCCTGAAATGGGATGGGTGACAAAAATGCCCAACGATCCGCCGGACATGAGCAGGCTTTGCCTGAATGCCCCTTCCAGAATGGGCTCCAGCATGAAGGCGATTAAAAGCGGTGCCACCGGGAACCCGTTACGGCGCAAAATATACCCTAAAACACCAAAAATGAGCGCTATCCAGACATCAAATAAATTTTGATTGAAACCGTATGCGCCAAAAAAGCAGAGGGCCAAAACCGCCGGGAAAATATAGCTTTTGGGAATTAACACCACTTTGCTGGCAATTCTGATGTAGAAAATACTGATGAGAAAATTAAACACGTTTGCCAGCAGAAGTGCCATGAAAATAGCATAGACCGTGACAATATTCTCTTTGAACAGCATGGGGCCGGGATGGAGGCCCTGAATCATGAAGGCGCCCAGTAAGACCGCCGCCCCAATGTCACCGGGAATCCCCAGGGTCAGAAGCGGAATCAAATTTGCCCCGCACACCGCATTGTTTCCGGCCTCTGCGGCAGCCACCCCCTCAATGGCGCCTTTCCCGAATTTTTCAGGGTGTTTGGACATCTTCTTGGCCTGGGCATATCCGGCAAAGGCGGCAATGGAAGGACCGATCCCCGGAATGTCTCCCAGCAGGGTCCCGATGCCCGAAGCGGTTAATATGATGGGCAGGCACCTTCTGAATTCCTCGCCGGTCACCTGGTTATCTTCTTTTTTGGTGGAACTTGCAAAAAATTGAACGGCCTTGTCTTTTCCTCTGGCCACGATTTCCGTATTAATTAAAAACTCAGAAACCGCAAACAGACCAATGAGCATCGGTATCAAGGAGATGCCCTCATCCAGCTCGGTAAAGCCAAACCCAAACCGCCGGACCGCTGTAATGGAATCCAGCCCGACCAGCCCGACAATAAGGCCGATCGCTCCTACAATAAGCCCCTTGATCATGGAGTCTCCGGCAACGGCAGTGATGATCAGAAGCGACAGAAAAATCAGGCTGGCCATCTCCGGCGGCCCCATTTTCAGGGCGATCAGGGCCAGTGGGGGAGCGACCAGGATCAGGACGATGTCGCTGGCGCTGTCCGCGATTACAGAAGAGTAAATCGCCATTTTCAATGCCTTGAGCGGTTTCCCCTGTTTGGCCATTTCATTTCCGTCCAAAACCGTTGCCGCTGCTGCCGGCGTACCCGGCGTGTTTAGAAGGATCGCCGGAATGGACCCGCCGTAAGTGCCGCCCTTATAAGCCCCGACCAGCAGGCTGACCGAAACCACCGGATCCATATAGAAGGTCATGGGAATAATCAAGGCAATTGCCATGGTGGCGGTCAGCCCAGGGATAGATCCCAGGACCACACCCAATAGCACACCTCCGAATACGCCGCCGATGACCGGCAATTGAAAGAACATGTCGAATGCGGCCATGAGATTTTCCATGGTGTCTCTCCTAAAACAAACTGATTAATCTAAAATAAGATGCCATCAGGCATGTTCACCTTTAATGCCTGGACGAATAACAGGTAAATAAAGCCCAGAAGAACGATAAGAAACAGTAAGATGCCCCACCATTTCTTTACACCGAAATAGACCAGGAAAATGATCATGGCCAGAGCAGTGCTTGCAAAAAAGCCTATATAGCCGGACATGGCGATGTACACACAGGCGACAACGGTGCAGATCAACCCCCTTGTAATCGGTTCCCAGGAGCTGTACCTGATTGTGCCGGTACCGTTCCGGCCGCTGTTTTTCAGGCTTGTCGCAATCAGCAT
Above is a window of Desulfotignum balticum DSM 7044 DNA encoding:
- a CDS encoding ATP-binding protein; the encoded protein is MGYLPLGGQGSNLFFQVISGRHGKRSTIITTNLPFARWGDIFDGTTVATAIADRLVYNSEILIMEGDSYRKR
- a CDS encoding SDR family oxidoreductase — encoded protein: MLNDKKILIVGGSSGIGFAVASLAQKNGANVVIASRNPKERAASFFEKADESTEIHTFDITIPEDHFRLFESTGIVDHLVITVRPVIKSSPFQKIDVNEAKHAFETKFWGQYQLIQVAQKHLRESGSIILTSGIAGEKIFKGASTMSIINCCIETLCRVLSVELAPIRINVVSPGFIEPKPTVIEEISKQFPAKRLGSVDEIASAYLWLMGSQYTTGTVTVIDGGARHI
- a CDS encoding acetyl-CoA C-acyltransferase, which codes for MKDVVIVGAVRTSVGRFMGSLKDVPAYDLAALALNGVAKKTGIDPQMVEDVIMGQSYQNGEYVNIARMGLLTAGWPEQIPGITIDRRCCSGLDAVCNGAMKIQSNNADIVVAGGVESMSTGEFYLTGDVKWGVGGKKGMPLGHGSLATWGLPFYDRIQRARVMSQPESRYGVLPSMMAWAETAAKEEKISRQECDDWAAQSHAKALAAWEAGFFTDEIIPVSIPQRKGEPVLFCRDEGPRADSSVEKLARLKPIMGGVCTAGNSSSENDGAAAVVLMSGDKAKDLGISPMAKIISFAVAGADPRKAYETVPRAVSRALDRAGLSLEQMDLIEIQEAFAAQVLADLKQMRVRPRNFDRVNVNGSGISIGHPIACTGTRVLVSMVHEMQRRDARYGLECICGGGGLGIAAVIEQVR
- a CDS encoding tripartite tricarboxylate transporter permease yields the protein MENLMAAFDMFFQLPVIGGVFGGVLLGVVLGSIPGLTATMAIALIIPMTFYMDPVVSVSLLVGAYKGGTYGGSIPAILLNTPGTPAAAATVLDGNEMAKQGKPLKALKMAIYSSVIADSASDIVLILVAPPLALIALKMGPPEMASLIFLSLLIITAVAGDSMIKGLIVGAIGLIVGLVGLDSITAVRRFGFGFTELDEGISLIPMLIGLFAVSEFLINTEIVARGKDKAVQFFASSTKKEDNQVTGEEFRRCLPIILTASGIGTLLGDIPGIGPSIAAFAGYAQAKKMSKHPEKFGKGAIEGVAAAEAGNNAVCGANLIPLLTLGIPGDIGAAVLLGAFMIQGLHPGPMLFKENIVTVYAIFMALLLANVFNFLISIFYIRIASKVVLIPKSYIFPAVLALCFFGAYGFNQNLFDVWIALIFGVLGYILRRNGFPVAPLLIAFMLEPILEGAFRQSLLMSGGSLGIFVTHPISGVFLGLAAIGIVWSAVDSFRKSRGKPVQPGDALISDSCIFIQMEAGKEVN
- a CDS encoding tripartite tricarboxylate transporter TctB family protein, encoding MVKLNRDSIAGLVLLAFSLILAFYLTPNHVESHGSVPAALSPRLFCYLTSGLLGMLSIMLIATSLKNSGRNGTGTIRYSSWEPITRGLICTVVACVYIAMSGYIGFFASTALAMIIFLVYFGVKKWWGILLFLIVLLGFIYLLFVQALKVNMPDGILF